In one window of Microtus pennsylvanicus isolate mMicPen1 chromosome 2, mMicPen1.hap1, whole genome shotgun sequence DNA:
- the Rhebl1 gene encoding GTPase RhebL1 isoform X2, with the protein MPLVRYRKVAILGYRSVGKTSLAHQFVEGEFLEGYDPTVENTYSKTVTLGKDEFHLHLVDTAGQDEYSILPYSFIIGVHGYVLVYSVTSLHSFQIIKSLYQKLHEGHGKTRLPVVLVGNKADLSPDREVQAIEGKKLAESWGATFVESSARENQLTQDIFIKVIQEIARVENSYGPDRRCYLM; encoded by the exons ATGCCGCTGGTGCGCTATAGGAAGGTGGCCATCCTTGGGTACCGCTCCGTAG GGAAGACATCTTTGGCACATCAGTTTGTGGAAGGCGAGTTCCTGGAAGGCTACGATCCTACAGTGGAGAATA CTTACAGCAAGACAGTGACTCTTGGCAAAGATGAGTTTCACCTACATCTagtggacacagcagggcag GATGAGTACAGCATTCTGCCCTACTCGTTCATCATTGGGGTTCACGGTTATGTGCTTGTGTACTCTGTCACCTCTCTGCATAG CTTCCAAATCATTAAGAGCCTGTACCAAAAGCTACATGAAGGCCATGGTAAAACTCG GCTGCCGGTGGTGCTTGTGGGGAACAAGGCAGACCTCTCTCCAGACAG AGAGGTGCAGGCAATTGAAGGGAAGAAGCTAGCAGAGTCCTGGGGTGCGACGTTTGTGGAGTCGTCTGCTAGAGAGAATCAG CTAACTCAAGACATTTTCATCAAAGTCATCCAGGAAATTGCCCGTGTGGAGAATTCTTATGGGCCAGACCGCCGATGCTATCTTATGTGA
- the Rhebl1 gene encoding GTPase RhebL1 isoform X1, translated as MPLVRYRKVAILGYRSVAYSKTVTLGKDEFHLHLVDTAGQDEYSILPYSFIIGVHGYVLVYSVTSLHSFQIIKSLYQKLHEGHGKTRLPVVLVGNKADLSPDREVQAIEGKKLAESWGATFVESSARENQLTQDIFIKVIQEIARVENSYGPDRRCYLM; from the exons ATGCCGCTGGTGCGCTATAGGAAGGTGGCCATCCTTGGGTACCGCTCCGTAG CTTACAGCAAGACAGTGACTCTTGGCAAAGATGAGTTTCACCTACATCTagtggacacagcagggcag GATGAGTACAGCATTCTGCCCTACTCGTTCATCATTGGGGTTCACGGTTATGTGCTTGTGTACTCTGTCACCTCTCTGCATAG CTTCCAAATCATTAAGAGCCTGTACCAAAAGCTACATGAAGGCCATGGTAAAACTCG GCTGCCGGTGGTGCTTGTGGGGAACAAGGCAGACCTCTCTCCAGACAG AGAGGTGCAGGCAATTGAAGGGAAGAAGCTAGCAGAGTCCTGGGGTGCGACGTTTGTGGAGTCGTCTGCTAGAGAGAATCAG CTAACTCAAGACATTTTCATCAAAGTCATCCAGGAAATTGCCCGTGTGGAGAATTCTTATGGGCCAGACCGCCGATGCTATCTTATGTGA